One genomic window of Paenibacillus xylanilyticus includes the following:
- a CDS encoding GNAT family N-acetyltransferase yields MSIPNLLVREAVKEDVPFLIELNDQFNRVRRSRGEVETDLLNGREVIIVAVMEEQVVGFACGQIYKSFCYAEHQAEITEMYIQESARRNGLAGMMIERLEGIFNHSGVKHIKILTGNKNAKAIKTYEKAGYDREDEFVFAKELK; encoded by the coding sequence TTGTCCATTCCTAATTTACTCGTTCGTGAAGCTGTGAAGGAAGATGTACCATTTTTGATCGAATTGAATGATCAATTTAATAGAGTTCGTCGAAGCCGGGGAGAGGTGGAAACGGACCTTTTAAATGGAAGAGAAGTTATTATAGTAGCTGTAATGGAAGAGCAAGTCGTTGGATTTGCATGCGGACAGATCTATAAATCGTTTTGCTATGCAGAGCATCAGGCTGAGATCACTGAAATGTACATACAAGAATCCGCACGCAGGAATGGATTGGCCGGAATGATGATTGAACGACTGGAAGGGATTTTTAATCATTCGGGAGTGAAGCACATCAAAATTTTGACAGGAAATAAGAATGCTAAGGCGATAAAAACATATGAAAAAGCAGGTTATGACCGGGAGGATGAATTCGT